Proteins from one Mesoplodon densirostris isolate mMesDen1 chromosome 1, mMesDen1 primary haplotype, whole genome shotgun sequence genomic window:
- the PGRMC2 gene encoding membrane-associated progesterone receptor component 2: MAAGDGDGNLGTLGSGSESSSDGSSESPGGAGAAAEGGGWSAAALALLTGGGEMLLNVALVALVLLGAYRLWVRWGRRGLGAGAGAGEESPAASLPRMKKRDFSLEQLRQYDGSRTPRILLAVNGKVFDVTKGSKFYGPAGPYGIFAGRDASRGLATFCLDKDALKDEYDDLSDLNAVQMESVREWEMQFKEKYDYVGRLLKPGEEPSEYTDEEDTKDHNKQD; encoded by the exons ATGGCGGCGGGTGATGGGGACGGGAATTTAGGCACCCTGGGGAGTGGCAGCGAGAGCAGCAGCGACGGTAGCAGCGAGAGCCCGGGCGGCGCGGGAGCGGCAGCAGAAGGGGGCGGCTGGTCGGCTGCTGCGCTGGCCCTACTGACGGGGGGCGGGGAGATGCTGCTGAACGTGGCGCTGGTGGCGCTGGTGCTGCTGGGGGCCTACCGGCTGTGGGTGCGCTGGGGGCGGCGGGGTctgggggccggggccggggcgggcGAGGAGAGCCCCGCTGCCTCTCTGCCTCGTATGAAGAAGCGGGACTTCAGCTTGGAGCAGCTACGCCAGTACGACGGGTCACGCACCCCGCGCATCCTGCTTGCGGTCAATGGGAAAGTCTTCGACGTGACCAAAGGCAGCAAGTTCTACGGCCCTG cgGGTCCATATGGAATATTTGCTGGTAGGGATGCCTCCAGAGGACTGGCGACATTTTGCCTAGATAAAGATGCACTTAAAGATGAATATGATGATCTCTCAGATTTGAATGCCGTACAAATGGAGAGTGTTCGAGAATGGGAAATGCAGTTTAAAG AAAAATATGATTATGTAGGCAGACTCCTAAAACCAGGGGAAGAACCATCAGAATATACAGATGAAGAAGATACCAAGGATCACAATAAACAGGATTGA